The following are from one region of the bacterium genome:
- a CDS encoding ABC transporter substrate-binding protein — protein MTRGTAGFNYMVAGCTSAGPRGLTRRGLLRSGAGAAAALIGGGRRTPAAAQTPGMLRIARGADARSLDPHINARLYDRMVLYTLYEPLIDADSEGRFFPVLAKSWDVGSTGLVVTFHLRSGVVFHDGTPFTAETVKWNIERVLDPATGSEHRTRFEGIIQGVQAADATTVRIYLTRPYPPLFSELTDRPGLMVSPAAVKKFGRDFGRNPVGTGAFRFVDWIQGNRVVVQRSEQYWNRRAIRSAGITFTDFPEPAVADARLRGGDLDVVALEGLPADDVLAFQKQPAYRVVLSPAYRWEAIQMKVDVPPFDNRNLRQAIMYGINREQIRTVIYRGLGKATGKFFHEGWWQDPSYNGPAYNPDLAKQRLRESGYLDRPAPLLLYVLSSQVPLGEMAQAQLAAIGLRTNIRLVSERDQYPMVLRGEIPFTIPETWTPRVDPHGLSYILWHSKGYANSSHYRNPQVDKLLDDASATYDTKTRTKLYRQAERLIVDDASYVFYYAAPDYALMRRQVRGFRYGFDLMPRVAEAWVEG, from the coding sequence GTGACCCGGGGGACGGCCGGCTTCAATTACATGGTTGCCGGCTGCACGTCGGCCGGGCCCCGCGGCCTGACGCGGCGCGGCCTGCTGAGAAGCGGCGCGGGCGCGGCGGCCGCGCTCATCGGCGGCGGCCGGAGGACACCTGCCGCGGCGCAGACGCCCGGAATGCTGCGGATCGCCCGCGGTGCGGACGCGCGGAGTCTCGATCCGCACATCAACGCCCGGCTCTACGACCGCATGGTGCTGTACACGCTGTACGAGCCGCTGATCGACGCGGACAGCGAGGGCCGTTTCTTTCCGGTGCTCGCGAAATCGTGGGACGTCGGGTCCACGGGCCTCGTGGTGACGTTCCACCTGCGGTCCGGCGTCGTCTTCCACGATGGGACGCCGTTCACCGCGGAGACCGTGAAGTGGAACATCGAGCGGGTGTTGGATCCGGCGACGGGCTCGGAGCACCGCACACGGTTCGAAGGCATCATCCAGGGCGTCCAGGCCGCCGACGCGACGACGGTGCGGATCTATCTCACGCGGCCGTATCCGCCGCTCTTCTCCGAACTTACAGATAGGCCCGGCCTCATGGTGTCGCCGGCGGCGGTCAAGAAATTCGGCCGGGACTTCGGCCGCAACCCCGTCGGGACGGGAGCGTTCCGGTTCGTGGATTGGATCCAGGGCAACCGGGTCGTGGTCCAGCGCAGCGAGCAGTACTGGAACCGCCGGGCGATCCGGTCGGCGGGCATCACCTTCACGGATTTTCCCGAGCCGGCCGTCGCGGACGCGCGCCTTCGGGGCGGGGATCTCGACGTCGTCGCGCTGGAGGGGCTCCCGGCGGACGACGTCCTCGCGTTCCAGAAGCAGCCCGCCTACCGGGTGGTGCTGAGCCCCGCGTACCGCTGGGAAGCGATTCAGATGAAAGTGGATGTGCCGCCGTTCGACAACCGCAACCTGCGCCAGGCGATCATGTACGGGATCAACCGCGAGCAGATCCGCACGGTGATCTACCGCGGGCTGGGAAAGGCGACCGGGAAGTTCTTCCACGAAGGCTGGTGGCAGGATCCATCCTACAACGGGCCGGCCTACAACCCCGATCTCGCGAAGCAGCGCCTCAGGGAGTCGGGATATCTCGACCGGCCGGCGCCGCTGCTGCTCTACGTCCTGTCCAGCCAGGTGCCCCTCGGCGAGATGGCGCAGGCGCAGCTCGCCGCGATCGGCCTCCGGACGAACATCCGGCTGGTGTCGGAGCGGGACCAGTACCCGATGGTGCTGCGCGGCGAGATCCCCTTCACGATCCCCGAGACGTGGACGCCGCGGGTCGATCCCCACGGCCTGAGCTACATCCTCTGGCACTCCAAGGGCTACGCCAACAGCTCGCACTACCGCAATCCCCAGGTGGACAAGCTGCTGGACGACGCGTCGGCGACGTACGACACGAAGACGCGCACGAAATTGTACCGGCAGGCGGAGCGGCTGATCGTGGACGACGCGTCCTACGTCTTCTACTACGCGGCGCCGGATTACGCCCTCATGCGCCGGCAGGTCCGCGGCTTCCGCTACGGCTTCGATCTCATGCCGCGGGTCGCGGAGGCCTGGGTCGAAGGCTGA
- a CDS encoding ABC transporter permease: MWRYTLRRVLILIPTMLVVTLGIFVLMRTAVKGDPALYLMGHEATLQQAAAARTRLGLDRPVLVQYAAWLRRLGALDLGRSFEYPIDVRSALAGRLPATVELAGLATLLALAVAIPAGMFITIARDTPAGRLVRALLVAGICVPNFWLGMLLIYLFSVKLHWLSGGAYTPLGENPGRNLASMILPAVSLAAFYGAAWARYLSSALADVLHGDYIRVARAKGLVERTVLFKHALRNALIPVVTIVGQNIPFMLAGAVIVEVVFSLPGVGRLFSDAIQSRDYPVVQGAVLLVTAAVVASSLAVDLTYGMLDPRIKYD; the protein is encoded by the coding sequence ATGTGGCGCTACACGCTGCGGCGGGTCCTCATTCTTATCCCGACCATGCTGGTCGTCACGCTCGGCATCTTCGTGTTGATGCGCACCGCGGTGAAGGGAGATCCGGCGCTGTACCTGATGGGGCACGAGGCGACGCTCCAGCAGGCCGCCGCGGCGCGGACGCGCCTGGGACTCGACCGGCCGGTCCTGGTGCAGTACGCGGCGTGGCTGCGGCGCCTCGGCGCGCTCGACCTCGGCCGGTCGTTTGAATACCCGATCGACGTCCGGTCGGCGCTGGCCGGACGGCTGCCGGCGACCGTGGAACTGGCCGGCCTCGCCACGCTGCTGGCGCTCGCGGTCGCGATCCCGGCCGGGATGTTCATCACGATCGCCCGCGACACGCCGGCCGGACGGCTGGTGCGCGCGCTGCTGGTCGCGGGCATCTGCGTGCCCAACTTCTGGCTCGGCATGCTGCTCATCTATCTGTTCAGCGTGAAGCTGCACTGGCTGTCCGGCGGCGCCTACACCCCGCTCGGGGAAAATCCGGGCCGCAATCTCGCGTCGATGATCCTCCCGGCGGTCAGTCTCGCGGCGTTCTACGGCGCCGCGTGGGCCCGCTACCTCAGCTCCGCGCTCGCCGACGTACTGCACGGCGACTACATCCGGGTCGCGCGCGCGAAGGGACTCGTCGAGCGGACCGTGCTGTTCAAGCACGCGCTCCGCAACGCGTTGATACCGGTCGTGACGATCGTCGGACAGAACATTCCGTTCATGCTCGCCGGCGCGGTGATCGTCGAGGTCGTGTTCAGCCTGCCGGGCGTCGGCCGGCTGTTCAGTGACGCGATTCAGTCGCGCGACTACCCGGTGGTACAGGGCGCGGTGCTGCTCGTCACGGCCGCCGTCGTCGCGAGCAGCCTCGCCGTCGACCTGACGTACGGGATGCTCGATCCCCGCATCAAGTACGACTGA
- a CDS encoding ABC transporter permease has translation MRRRLARHLATPAGAALGAAVLLLVAAACVPRLLSAYDPLQIQGGQSLQPPGPDHPLGTDLLGKDVLTQIVYGTRTTLVIAAGAVAMSLLAGTLIGLVSGFWGGTLLDECLMRLIDALYIFPDLILALTIVAILGPEHLESVVVALAVGHIPAYARLVRGRVLSLREAEFVAAARSVGASARRILGRHVLPQTSDVIVARSVIGFSGIILSESALSFLGLGVQPPTPSWGRMLRDGFQYLATAPWVALAPGAAVFAAVFVFNQAGELIRDLLDPHTITARAASARVRA, from the coding sequence GTGCGGCGCCGCCTCGCGCGTCACCTCGCCACCCCGGCCGGAGCCGCCCTCGGCGCGGCCGTGCTTCTGCTGGTGGCCGCGGCGTGCGTCCCGCGCCTCCTCAGCGCCTACGACCCGCTGCAGATCCAGGGCGGCCAGAGCCTGCAGCCGCCGGGACCGGACCACCCGCTGGGCACCGACCTGCTCGGCAAAGACGTGCTGACCCAGATCGTCTACGGCACCCGTACCACCCTCGTTATCGCCGCGGGCGCAGTCGCGATGAGCCTGCTGGCCGGCACGCTGATCGGGCTCGTCTCGGGATTCTGGGGCGGCACCCTGCTCGACGAGTGCCTGATGCGGCTCATCGACGCGCTCTACATCTTCCCCGACCTCATTCTCGCGCTGACGATCGTGGCGATCCTCGGGCCCGAGCACCTCGAGAGCGTGGTGGTCGCGCTCGCGGTCGGGCACATCCCGGCGTACGCGCGTCTCGTCCGGGGACGGGTGCTGTCGCTGCGCGAAGCCGAGTTCGTCGCCGCCGCGCGGAGCGTCGGCGCGTCCGCGCGCCGCATCCTCGGCCGCCACGTGCTGCCCCAGACGAGCGACGTGATCGTGGCGCGGTCGGTGATCGGGTTCTCCGGGATCATCCTCTCGGAGTCGGCGCTCAGCTTCCTCGGCCTGGGCGTCCAGCCGCCCACGCCGAGTTGGGGCCGCATGCTGCGGGACGGCTTCCAGTATCTCGCGACGGCGCCGTGGGTGGCGCTGGCCCCGGGGGCGGCCGTCTTCGCGGCCGTGTTCGTGTTCAATCAGGCCGGCGAGCTGATCCGGGACCTCCTGGATCCGCACACGATCACGGCCCGCGCCGCGTCCGCGCGGGTGAGGGCGTGA
- a CDS encoding TIGR03619 family F420-dependent LLM class oxidoreductase, with protein sequence MHVGVGFPGCREGTAYPVGFVRPEDLAAVATRAEELGYYSIWSNDHLTTPHGVSATQAEIPNFYEPVVTYATFANITERLRFMLGVITLPQRDVVLLAKQVATLDRLTGGRVMLGVGLGAYREEFEAVHPGLKGAHRGTMVEEGIEGLRRLFADERASFTGRYVRFEGVELAPKPSQRPFPIYVTAHASSGLERAGRLGDGLIVAARSPDQTRREWAEVRRAAEVHGRDPGALSLHVQTWLAFGDSTREAEERVLRSQHFRRMAAGDRRRTDEERLSEYRAGNLLGTPSAVAEQVKALRAAGASHLGIILLADSMEELLADMEVFARKVVPAIG encoded by the coding sequence ATGCACGTCGGGGTCGGGTTTCCGGGCTGCCGCGAGGGCACCGCGTACCCGGTCGGGTTCGTGCGGCCGGAAGATCTCGCCGCGGTGGCCACGCGCGCGGAGGAGCTCGGCTACTACTCCATCTGGTCGAACGATCATCTGACCACGCCGCACGGGGTGAGCGCCACGCAGGCGGAGATCCCGAATTTCTACGAGCCGGTCGTCACGTACGCCACGTTCGCCAACATCACCGAGCGCCTCAGGTTCATGCTCGGCGTGATCACGCTGCCGCAGCGCGACGTGGTGCTGCTGGCCAAGCAGGTCGCCACGCTCGACCGGCTGACCGGCGGCCGCGTCATGCTCGGCGTCGGGCTCGGCGCCTACCGCGAGGAATTCGAGGCCGTCCACCCGGGGCTCAAGGGCGCTCACCGCGGCACGATGGTGGAGGAGGGGATCGAAGGCCTGCGCCGCCTGTTCGCCGACGAGCGCGCGAGTTTCACCGGCCGGTACGTGCGGTTCGAAGGCGTCGAACTGGCGCCGAAGCCCAGCCAGCGTCCGTTTCCGATCTACGTCACGGCGCACGCCTCCTCTGGCCTCGAGCGCGCCGGACGGCTCGGCGACGGCCTGATCGTCGCGGCCCGCTCTCCCGACCAAACGCGGCGCGAGTGGGCGGAGGTCCGGCGGGCGGCGGAGGTTCACGGCCGCGATCCCGGGGCGCTCAGCCTGCACGTGCAGACGTGGCTGGCGTTCGGCGATTCGACGCGGGAGGCGGAGGAGCGGGTGCTGCGGTCCCAGCACTTTCGCCGCATGGCCGCGGGAGACCGCCGACGCACCGACGAGGAGCGCCTTTCGGAGTATCGTGCCGGCAACCTGCTCGGGACGCCGTCCGCGGTGGCCGAGCAAGTCAAGGCGCTTCGGGCCGCCGGGGCGTCGCACCTCGGGATCATCCTCTTGGCCGACAGCATGGAGGAGCTCCTGGCGGACATGGAGGTGTTCGCGAGAAAGGTCGTTCCGGCGATCGGATAG
- a CDS encoding DUF3830 family protein, which produces MEIVLGDEVFGATLSEEAAPKTAAAVLKALPFEGRAVHAQLSGDMFRMFEHAPIPIEETENKQAFQAPGEIVYYPPIKEIAIAYGTARFRGTAGFLYLTPLGFIDEQDLPRLAKTAERLMWDGSKRIQFRRAEGAAAPAGRTAEAGRRQIEIDVDGVTVTASLLDATAPKTAEALWAALPLKGRVTNTKWSGQMLRFWGGDGELGQVPIRLEAAENGQELHWPGYLYYHPAYRGLRLCYGQAQQSGPATVSHLTPLARLTGDWNAFRAKASAIMFEGAKTMTIRKKER; this is translated from the coding sequence ATGGAGATCGTGTTGGGCGACGAGGTGTTTGGCGCGACGCTGTCCGAGGAGGCGGCGCCGAAGACGGCCGCGGCGGTGCTGAAGGCGCTGCCGTTCGAGGGCCGGGCGGTGCACGCGCAGCTGAGCGGCGACATGTTCCGGATGTTCGAGCACGCGCCGATTCCGATCGAGGAGACGGAGAACAAGCAGGCGTTTCAGGCGCCCGGCGAGATCGTCTACTATCCTCCGATCAAGGAGATCGCGATCGCCTACGGCACGGCGCGGTTTCGGGGCACCGCGGGCTTCCTCTATCTCACACCGCTCGGATTCATCGACGAGCAGGACCTGCCGCGCCTCGCCAAGACGGCGGAGCGTCTGATGTGGGACGGCTCGAAGCGGATTCAGTTTCGCCGGGCCGAGGGCGCCGCGGCCCCGGCCGGCCGGACAGCCGAGGCGGGCCGCCGGCAGATCGAGATCGACGTGGACGGCGTCACCGTGACGGCGTCGCTGCTCGACGCGACCGCGCCGAAGACCGCGGAGGCGCTGTGGGCTGCCCTGCCGCTCAAGGGCCGCGTCACGAACACGAAGTGGAGCGGCCAGATGCTGCGGTTTTGGGGCGGCGACGGCGAGCTCGGGCAGGTGCCGATCCGGCTCGAAGCGGCGGAAAACGGCCAGGAGCTGCACTGGCCCGGCTATCTCTACTACCATCCGGCGTACCGCGGCCTGCGGCTGTGCTACGGGCAGGCGCAGCAGAGCGGGCCCGCGACCGTGTCCCATCTGACCCCGCTCGCCCGCCTCACGGGCGATTGGAACGCGTTCCGCGCGAAAGCGTCCGCGATCATGTTCGAGGGCGCCAAGACGATGACGATCCGAAAGAAGGAGCGATAG
- a CDS encoding DUF3830 family protein has translation MRKITVDLDGVRAEGELWDDRAPKTVAALLPHLPITDRTIHVRWSGAAWRTEKNYPLKVGEVENRATWLEPGDIIYYDAPEHQLFKVAFIYGVSQWREPKGELYVARIGKITENLDPFIKTCEQVLFQGPKAVAIRLA, from the coding sequence ATGCGGAAGATCACCGTGGATCTCGACGGAGTCCGCGCGGAGGGCGAGTTGTGGGACGACCGGGCGCCGAAGACGGTGGCCGCGCTCCTCCCGCACCTGCCGATTACCGACCGGACGATCCACGTGCGCTGGTCCGGCGCCGCCTGGCGCACGGAGAAGAACTACCCGCTCAAGGTCGGCGAGGTCGAGAACCGGGCGACGTGGCTCGAGCCCGGCGACATCATCTACTACGACGCTCCGGAGCACCAACTGTTCAAGGTCGCGTTCATCTACGGCGTGAGCCAGTGGCGCGAGCCGAAGGGCGAGCTCTACGTCGCGCGCATCGGCAAGATCACGGAGAACCTCGATCCGTTCATCAAGACCTGCGAACAGGTGCTGTTTCAGGGGCCGAAGGCCGTGGCGATTCGGCTCGCGTGA
- a CDS encoding ABC transporter substrate-binding protein — MRRREFLRTTAAAAAGYALARGGALRGAEAAAAPQRGGTLRVGWIPNAHTLDPHYSVDFAERHVMYAIYNNLVAVNPSFEIVPELARSWKIEPNGKVVTFQLQPGVKFHDGTPCDAAAVKWNMDFILAPANNSPMGKLIGPFMAGVEATGPTTVVFHTKEPYPGLLAALAERPGFMVSPAAWQKSGRDLGRRPVGTGPFEFVEWVSDDHVTLKRFAGYWDQGKPYLDGIVYRIIPDPAVRGTMVRTGELDTASSPDPKDIPGLEHAQNVKVITENPSGHWWATQWRVDRPPFNNKALRQAIAYGVDREEFVKVMLGGRGTVAKGPTPSNVWWYNDSVKGYTYDPAKAKSLLAEAGHPGGFSAEFATDNTPLGLQFAELLQQQLKKVNVNITINPVNPSDMYQQVLAAKLNWARTDWTLRGDPDGLLRILFYTGNFANSTGYSGVDRLLRDASSTYDRGVRKKVYGEIEQTVINDAPYVWIFYVPEYAPTRTPVQNFAWIPDSVPRYRDLWIAK, encoded by the coding sequence ATGAGACGCCGGGAGTTTCTGCGCACGACCGCGGCCGCCGCGGCCGGATACGCGCTGGCGAGAGGCGGCGCACTTCGCGGGGCCGAGGCGGCGGCCGCGCCGCAGCGGGGCGGGACGCTCCGCGTCGGGTGGATTCCCAACGCGCACACGCTCGACCCGCACTACTCCGTGGACTTCGCGGAGCGGCACGTCATGTACGCGATTTACAACAACCTGGTCGCGGTCAACCCGTCCTTCGAGATCGTGCCGGAGCTGGCCCGATCGTGGAAGATCGAGCCAAACGGCAAGGTGGTCACGTTTCAGCTGCAGCCGGGCGTGAAGTTCCACGACGGCACGCCCTGCGACGCGGCCGCGGTCAAGTGGAACATGGACTTCATCCTGGCCCCGGCCAACAACTCGCCGATGGGCAAGCTCATCGGCCCCTTCATGGCGGGCGTCGAGGCGACCGGCCCCACCACCGTGGTCTTTCACACGAAGGAGCCGTATCCCGGGCTGCTGGCCGCGCTCGCGGAGCGGCCAGGCTTCATGGTCTCTCCGGCCGCCTGGCAGAAGTCCGGGCGGGATCTCGGGCGCCGGCCGGTCGGCACGGGGCCGTTCGAGTTCGTGGAGTGGGTGTCGGACGACCACGTTACCTTGAAGCGCTTTGCGGGCTACTGGGACCAGGGCAAGCCATACCTCGACGGCATCGTCTACCGGATCATCCCTGATCCGGCGGTGCGCGGGACGATGGTGCGGACCGGTGAGCTCGACACCGCGAGCTCGCCCGACCCGAAGGACATCCCCGGTCTCGAGCACGCCCAGAACGTAAAGGTGATCACAGAGAACCCGTCCGGGCACTGGTGGGCGACGCAGTGGCGCGTGGACCGGCCGCCGTTCAACAACAAGGCGCTCCGCCAGGCGATCGCCTACGGCGTGGACCGGGAGGAGTTCGTCAAAGTCATGCTGGGCGGCCGCGGGACGGTCGCGAAGGGCCCGACGCCGTCCAACGTCTGGTGGTACAACGACAGCGTCAAGGGCTACACCTACGACCCGGCCAAGGCCAAGAGTCTGCTCGCCGAGGCCGGCCACCCGGGAGGCTTCTCCGCCGAATTCGCCACGGACAACACGCCGCTTGGGCTGCAGTTCGCCGAGCTGCTGCAGCAGCAGCTCAAGAAGGTCAACGTCAACATCACGATCAACCCGGTCAATCCGTCCGACATGTACCAGCAGGTGCTGGCCGCCAAGTTGAATTGGGCGCGGACGGACTGGACACTCCGCGGCGACCCCGACGGCCTGCTGAGGATCCTGTTCTACACCGGCAACTTCGCCAACTCGACGGGCTACTCGGGCGTCGACCGCCTGCTCCGCGACGCGAGCTCGACCTACGACCGCGGGGTTCGGAAGAAGGTCTACGGCGAGATCGAGCAGACCGTGATCAACGACGCGCCGTACGTCTGGATCTTCTACGTGCCGGAGTACGCGCCGACGCGCACCCCGGTGCAGAACTTTGCCTGGATCCCGGACTCCGTGCCGCGCTACCGCGACCTGTGGATCGCCAAGTGA
- a CDS encoding ABC transporter permease — MARYIVQRLLAIIPMAVLLTAAVFALVHVFLGDPVVLMLGREADPETAQRLRHELGLDRPLYVQYADWLSHAARGDLGRSLRDRVPVARAVEERLLVTGELTLLAMAVALAAALALGTAAAVRAGSAVDFAVSGFCIAGVTLPNFLVGIVLIFLFALTLRWLPSGGYAPPLTQPLENLRLMILPTATLSLAYIGFLSLVLKSSLKDALRAPYVQTGRAKGITERRVLVRHVLRNSLIPVLSVLGVEVGRLFGGAVITETIFALPGVGRLLVDSILGRDFPVIQAVVALLTFGVLIVNLCVDLAYGWLDPRVTYQ, encoded by the coding sequence GTGGCGCGGTACATCGTCCAGCGCCTGCTCGCCATCATCCCGATGGCCGTGCTGCTCACCGCCGCGGTCTTCGCGCTGGTCCACGTCTTTTTGGGCGATCCCGTGGTATTGATGCTCGGCCGGGAAGCGGATCCGGAGACGGCGCAGCGGCTGCGCCATGAGCTTGGGCTGGACCGGCCCCTCTACGTCCAGTACGCGGACTGGCTCTCGCACGCCGCGCGGGGGGATCTCGGCCGGTCCCTGCGGGACCGGGTGCCGGTGGCGCGCGCGGTCGAGGAACGCCTGCTCGTGACGGGGGAACTGACGCTCCTGGCGATGGCCGTCGCGCTCGCCGCGGCGCTCGCCCTCGGCACCGCCGCGGCCGTCCGCGCCGGAAGCGCCGTGGATTTCGCCGTCTCCGGCTTTTGCATCGCCGGTGTGACGCTCCCCAACTTTCTGGTGGGGATCGTGCTGATCTTTCTCTTCGCGCTGACCCTGCGCTGGCTGCCGAGCGGCGGATACGCGCCGCCGCTTACACAGCCGCTCGAAAACCTGCGGCTCATGATCCTGCCGACCGCCACCCTGAGCCTCGCCTACATCGGATTTCTGAGTCTCGTCTTGAAATCGAGCCTCAAGGACGCCCTGCGCGCGCCGTACGTGCAGACGGGCCGCGCCAAGGGCATCACCGAGCGGCGGGTGCTCGTGCGCCACGTGCTGCGCAACTCGCTCATCCCGGTGCTGAGCGTGCTGGGCGTCGAGGTCGGGCGGCTGTTCGGCGGCGCCGTCATCACAGAGACAATCTTCGCCCTGCCGGGCGTCGGGCGGCTCCTCGTCGACTCGATTCTGGGGCGCGACTTTCCCGTGATCCAGGCGGTGGTCGCGCTGCTCACTTTCGGCGTGCTGATCGTCAACCTGTGCGTGGACCTTGCCTACGGGTGGCTCGATCCACGCGTGACGTACCAGTGA
- a CDS encoding ABC transporter permease — protein MSSNAAVVGRPAAGRPRRTTSRWRRVLRNRPLVVGGCLAGIAVAMALLAPLLAPYDPLTYHPDHTLEGPSRAFLLGTDNLGRDTLSQDIYGARISLAVGSAAVLLGIVVGVPWGLVSGFLGGRFDYVMMRLADVALVFPSLVLALVIRAFLGSSLLNVIVALGVTITPGLARVTRGEVLSIRSRDFVVAAVATGASTTRILARHIVPNILDLIVVLGTAGMGGAILTEASLSFLGFGTPPPAPSWGRMLREGYAYLLITPWISLSAGVAIFIAVLGFYLAGEGARRLLHRERT, from the coding sequence GTGAGTTCGAACGCGGCGGTCGTTGGCCGGCCCGCGGCGGGCCGGCCGCGACGGACGACGTCGCGGTGGCGCCGGGTGCTCCGCAACCGTCCCCTGGTCGTGGGCGGGTGCCTTGCCGGCATCGCGGTCGCGATGGCTCTGCTGGCGCCGCTGCTCGCGCCCTACGATCCGCTGACCTACCATCCGGATCACACGCTCGAGGGCCCGAGCCGCGCCTTTCTCCTCGGCACGGACAACCTGGGGCGGGACACGCTGAGCCAGGATATCTACGGCGCGCGCATCTCGCTTGCCGTCGGCTCCGCCGCCGTGCTGCTGGGCATCGTCGTGGGCGTGCCGTGGGGGCTCGTCAGCGGCTTTCTCGGCGGGCGGTTCGACTACGTGATGATGCGGCTCGCGGACGTCGCCCTTGTCTTCCCGTCGCTCGTACTGGCGCTCGTGATCCGCGCGTTCCTGGGTTCGAGCCTGCTCAACGTCATCGTCGCGCTCGGCGTCACGATCACGCCGGGCCTCGCGCGTGTGACGCGCGGCGAGGTGCTGAGCATCCGGTCGCGCGACTTCGTCGTCGCCGCGGTCGCAACCGGGGCCAGCACCACACGGATTCTGGCGCGGCACATCGTGCCGAACATCCTCGATCTCATCGTGGTGCTCGGCACGGCCGGCATGGGCGGCGCGATCCTGACCGAGGCCAGCCTCTCGTTCCTCGGCTTCGGCACCCCGCCGCCCGCGCCGAGCTGGGGGCGCATGCTGCGCGAGGGGTACGCGTACCTCCTGATCACGCCGTGGATCTCGCTCAGCGCCGGGGTCGCGATCTTCATCGCGGTGCTCGGATTCTATCTCGCCGGCGAGGGCGCCCGGCGGCTGCTGCATCGCGAGCGCACCTGA
- a CDS encoding carbon-nitrogen hydrolase family protein — protein MRVALCQLVSSPTKSENLNAAVDAIREAKRRGADVALLPEVYMAFLHPEDPTTAAAVAEPVDGPFVSGLAAEARAQHLYVGCGLWEQVPGERERAFNTTVLLGPDGRLVLAYRKTHLYDAFGYRESDRIVAGSEPPGVVRTPLGTFGLLVCYELRFPELTRRLALAGADVLLLPAAWIAGPLKEAHWTTLIQARAIENTIFVAAANQTGNMSTGRSMLVDPMGVAVVDGGEEAGVLAGDIDLARIARVREKLPLLSHRREALYALPVDAVPAARSNDAAAGTAKPAVGARR, from the coding sequence ATGCGCGTTGCGCTGTGTCAGCTCGTCTCATCCCCAACGAAATCCGAGAACCTCAACGCCGCGGTCGACGCGATCCGTGAGGCCAAGCGCCGTGGCGCGGACGTCGCCCTGCTGCCCGAGGTCTACATGGCGTTCCTTCATCCCGAGGATCCCACCACGGCCGCCGCCGTCGCCGAGCCGGTGGACGGGCCGTTTGTCTCGGGGCTCGCCGCGGAGGCGCGGGCGCAGCACCTCTACGTCGGCTGCGGCCTCTGGGAGCAGGTACCGGGCGAGCGGGAGCGGGCGTTCAACACGACGGTGCTCCTCGGTCCCGACGGCCGCCTCGTGCTGGCCTACCGGAAGACGCATCTCTACGACGCCTTCGGCTATCGCGAGTCGGACCGGATCGTGGCGGGTTCCGAACCGCCGGGCGTGGTGCGCACGCCGCTCGGGACCTTCGGCCTGCTGGTGTGCTACGAGCTGCGTTTTCCGGAGCTCACCCGGCGCCTCGCGCTGGCCGGCGCCGACGTGCTGCTGCTTCCGGCCGCGTGGATCGCCGGCCCTCTGAAAGAAGCGCACTGGACGACACTCATTCAGGCGCGGGCGATTGAAAACACGATCTTCGTCGCCGCGGCCAATCAGACGGGCAACATGAGCACCGGCCGCAGCATGCTGGTCGATCCGATGGGCGTCGCCGTTGTCGACGGCGGGGAAGAGGCCGGCGTGCTCGCCGGCGACATCGACCTCGCGCGCATCGCGAGAGTCCGGGAGAAGCTGCCACTTTTGTCCCACCGCCGGGAGGCGCTGTATGCGCTGCCGGTCGACGCTGTGCCTGCGGCGCGATCCAACGATGCGGCGGCAGGGACAGCGAAGCCGGCCGTGGGGGCCCGCCGGTAG